In Georgenia soli, a genomic segment contains:
- a CDS encoding LacI family DNA-binding transcriptional regulator codes for MDTNETDPQHGIPAATDGAADDATDLADLSDPADLPAPARRRSSPTIYDVAQAAGVAPSTVSRAFSRPGRVNAETAERIRRVAAELGYRTNPMARALATTHTSLLALVVPDITNPVYFEIINGVQDEAAEAGYTVLLVDSRESDKREREALERALPIVDGIVLGTSRMSDAAIRMIAKQKPMVALNRAVREIPSVVPDNARGVRRALEHLGELEHDVVTYLAGPEASWADGMRWRGLREASLELSVHVRRIGPLSPTVAGGVAAAKAWMDAPTTGVIAYNDLVAIGFIRTVQQRGKKVPDDVSVIGYDNIFAADLVSPALTTVATPRRALGAAAVRNLVAQIKGAHPRGGPPVVVPVKLVERESTTRNGRG; via the coding sequence GTGGACACCAACGAGACGGACCCGCAGCACGGCATCCCGGCTGCGACCGACGGCGCGGCGGACGACGCCACGGACCTCGCGGACCTGTCGGACCCCGCGGACCTTCCCGCACCCGCCCGACGGCGCAGCTCACCCACGATCTACGACGTCGCGCAGGCCGCCGGCGTGGCGCCGTCGACCGTGTCGCGGGCGTTCTCCCGGCCAGGACGCGTGAACGCCGAGACGGCGGAACGCATCCGCAGGGTCGCCGCCGAGCTGGGCTACCGCACCAACCCGATGGCGCGGGCCCTCGCGACCACCCACACGAGCCTGCTCGCCCTCGTGGTGCCCGACATCACCAACCCCGTCTACTTCGAGATCATCAACGGCGTGCAGGACGAGGCCGCGGAGGCCGGCTACACGGTCCTGCTGGTGGACTCGCGGGAGTCCGACAAGCGCGAGCGGGAGGCCCTGGAGCGGGCGCTGCCCATCGTGGACGGCATCGTGCTGGGCACCTCGAGGATGTCCGACGCCGCCATCCGGATGATCGCGAAGCAGAAGCCCATGGTCGCGCTCAATCGCGCCGTGCGGGAGATCCCGTCCGTCGTGCCCGACAACGCCCGCGGGGTGCGCCGGGCCCTGGAGCACCTCGGTGAGCTCGAGCACGACGTCGTCACCTACCTGGCGGGACCGGAGGCCTCCTGGGCCGACGGCATGCGCTGGCGCGGCCTGCGGGAGGCGTCCCTCGAGCTGTCCGTCCACGTCCGCCGCATCGGGCCGCTCTCACCGACCGTCGCCGGCGGGGTCGCGGCCGCCAAGGCCTGGATGGACGCGCCGACGACGGGCGTGATCGCCTACAACGACCTCGTGGCCATCGGCTTCATCCGCACGGTCCAGCAGCGCGGCAAGAAGGTCCCGGACGACGTCTCGGTCATCGGCTACGACAACATCTTCGCCGCGGACCTGGTCTCGCCGGCGCTGACCACGGTGGCCACGCCCCGCCGCGCGCTGGGGGCGGCGGCGGTGCGCAACCTCGTCGCCCAGATCAAGGGGGCGCACCCCCGCGGCGGGCCGCCCGTCGTCGTGCCCGTCAAGCTCGTCGAGCGCGAGAGCACCACGCGGAACGGGCGCGGCTGA
- the uxaC gene encoding glucuronate isomerase translates to MTSTDDDVLHVHPDRLLPADPALRPIARELYDAVKDLPIISPHGHVPPQWLADDVPFADPTSLLITPDHYVNRLLHANGASLADLGVGQKDFTPEQSRRAFRILCENWKIFRGTPMKFWFESELADVFGIELVPSAATADRIYDQIAEAIATPEFRPRALYWTFGIEFIATTDDPADDLRHHQKLAQDPTWEGKVAPTFRPDKYLEPATPAWNGLIDTLGEVSGVDTGTYAGWVAAMENRRAFFKENGAVSSDHSHKDAGAEKLDDAEAERLYARARAGEITPEEGDALRRDFVFQQARMASEDGLVMTLHPAVVRNHHTPTFGTYGADVGGDIPMSVEFARALQPMLSAFGTAPNFQLVLFTIDETVYSRELAPLAGFYPSVYVGAPWWFIDEAEAIKRYRRAITGSAGFTRTSGFIDDTRAFLSIPARHDMNRRLDSGFLAELVADHRLTMDEALDTAHDLVVTQPRKAFKL, encoded by the coding sequence ATGACCTCAACAGACGATGACGTCCTGCACGTCCATCCCGACCGACTCCTCCCCGCGGACCCCGCCCTGCGTCCCATCGCCAGGGAGCTCTACGACGCGGTCAAGGACCTGCCGATCATCTCCCCGCACGGCCACGTCCCGCCCCAGTGGCTGGCGGACGACGTGCCGTTCGCGGACCCGACGTCGCTGCTGATCACCCCGGACCACTACGTCAACCGGCTCCTGCACGCCAACGGCGCGTCGCTCGCGGACCTGGGCGTGGGCCAGAAGGACTTCACGCCCGAGCAGTCCCGGCGCGCCTTCCGGATCCTGTGCGAGAACTGGAAGATCTTCCGCGGCACCCCGATGAAGTTCTGGTTCGAGTCCGAGCTCGCCGACGTCTTCGGCATCGAGCTGGTGCCCTCGGCCGCCACCGCGGACCGGATCTACGACCAGATCGCCGAGGCCATCGCCACGCCGGAGTTCCGCCCCCGCGCGCTGTACTGGACGTTCGGCATCGAGTTCATCGCCACCACCGACGACCCGGCCGACGACCTGCGGCACCACCAGAAGCTGGCGCAGGACCCGACGTGGGAGGGCAAGGTCGCCCCGACGTTCCGTCCCGACAAGTACCTCGAGCCGGCCACTCCCGCCTGGAACGGCCTGATCGACACCCTCGGCGAGGTCTCCGGCGTCGACACCGGCACCTACGCCGGCTGGGTGGCGGCGATGGAGAACCGCCGCGCCTTCTTCAAGGAGAACGGCGCCGTCTCCTCCGACCACTCCCACAAGGACGCCGGGGCCGAGAAGCTCGACGACGCCGAGGCGGAGCGGCTCTACGCCCGGGCCCGCGCCGGCGAGATCACCCCGGAGGAGGGCGACGCCCTGCGCCGAGACTTCGTCTTCCAGCAGGCGCGCATGGCGTCCGAGGACGGGCTGGTCATGACGCTGCACCCGGCCGTGGTGCGCAACCACCACACGCCCACCTTCGGCACCTACGGCGCCGACGTCGGCGGCGACATCCCGATGTCCGTGGAGTTCGCGCGCGCGCTGCAGCCGATGCTCTCCGCCTTCGGGACGGCCCCGAACTTCCAGCTCGTGCTGTTCACCATCGACGAGACCGTCTACTCCCGGGAGCTCGCCCCGCTCGCCGGCTTCTACCCGTCGGTGTACGTCGGCGCCCCGTGGTGGTTCATCGACGAGGCCGAGGCCATCAAGCGCTACCGCCGGGCGATCACCGGGTCCGCGGGCTTCACCCGGACCTCCGGCTTCATCGACGACACCCGCGCCTTCCTGTCCATCCCGGCGCGTCACGACATGAACCGCCGCCTCGACTCCGGCTTCCTCGCCGAGCTCGTCGCGGACCACCGCCTGACCATGGACGAGGCGCTGGACACCGCCCACGACCTGGTCGTCACCCAGCCCCGGAAGGCGTTCAAGCTGTGA
- a CDS encoding mannitol dehydrogenase family protein yields the protein MSTTTVPRLTRENHGRPAAPVRMVHLGVGNFTRAHQAWYTEHAPDAGEWGIAAFTGRRPDTAEALAPQDGLYTLITRHADGDTFEVISSLSAVHPASDTAAFLCYLRDEQTAVITSTVTEAGYMRGPDGHLAADDPAVVADVEALQADPEAATRTTPGKLVGGFLARRAAGAGAITVLPCDNLPDNGPAFRTVVTELAERVDPTLVEWMQENVAWATSMVDRITPATTDAERAAVADSEGYDDVSPVPTEPFSEWVIAGDFPAGRPAWEEAGAAVVEDVHPFEQRKLWMLNGSHSLMAYAATILGHETVADAIADPTVRGWVEEWWDVAGEHLELGAEEVRGYRAALLDRYNNPRVRHLLAQIAADGSQKIPVRILPALRLERAAGRLPDGPVRALAAWVLHLQGHGAPVKDAREADVVAAAQGSVAEATTALLELLAPDMLPDEDLVGAVVDRAEEIVVLEGSAKA from the coding sequence GTGAGCACCACGACCGTCCCCCGCCTGACGCGCGAGAACCACGGACGCCCGGCCGCACCGGTGCGCATGGTGCACCTGGGCGTCGGCAACTTCACGCGGGCGCACCAGGCCTGGTACACCGAGCACGCCCCGGACGCGGGGGAGTGGGGGATCGCGGCGTTCACCGGACGCCGGCCCGACACCGCTGAGGCGCTCGCGCCCCAGGACGGGCTCTACACCCTCATCACCCGCCACGCCGACGGCGACACCTTCGAGGTCATCAGCTCCCTCTCGGCGGTGCACCCGGCCTCGGACACGGCGGCCTTCCTGTGCTACCTGCGCGACGAGCAGACGGCCGTGATCACCTCGACGGTGACGGAGGCCGGCTACATGCGCGGTCCCGACGGGCACCTCGCCGCCGACGACCCCGCGGTCGTCGCCGACGTCGAGGCGCTGCAGGCGGACCCCGAGGCGGCCACGCGGACGACGCCGGGCAAGCTCGTCGGCGGGTTCCTCGCCCGGCGGGCGGCAGGAGCCGGCGCGATCACCGTCCTGCCGTGCGACAACCTGCCCGACAACGGCCCGGCCTTCCGCACCGTCGTCACCGAGCTCGCCGAGCGGGTCGATCCCACGCTGGTGGAGTGGATGCAGGAGAACGTCGCCTGGGCCACGTCCATGGTCGACCGCATCACCCCGGCCACGACCGACGCGGAACGTGCTGCGGTCGCCGACTCGGAGGGGTACGACGACGTCTCGCCCGTCCCCACCGAGCCCTTCAGCGAGTGGGTCATCGCCGGTGACTTCCCCGCCGGGCGGCCCGCGTGGGAGGAGGCCGGCGCCGCCGTCGTCGAGGACGTCCACCCCTTCGAGCAGCGCAAGCTCTGGATGCTGAACGGCTCCCACTCGCTCATGGCCTACGCCGCCACGATCCTCGGGCACGAGACCGTGGCCGACGCGATCGCGGACCCGACGGTGCGCGGCTGGGTCGAGGAGTGGTGGGACGTCGCCGGAGAGCACCTCGAGCTCGGCGCGGAGGAGGTCCGGGGCTACCGGGCAGCCCTGCTGGACCGCTACAACAACCCCCGCGTGCGGCACCTGCTGGCGCAGATCGCCGCCGACGGCTCGCAGAAGATCCCCGTGCGCATCCTGCCCGCGCTGCGGCTCGAGCGTGCTGCCGGCCGGCTGCCCGACGGTCCGGTCCGCGCCCTGGCCGCCTGGGTCCTGCACCTGCAGGGCCACGGCGCGCCGGTGAAGGACGCCCGCGAGGCGGACGTCGTCGCCGCCGCGCAGGGTTCGGTCGCCGAGGCGACCACGGCGCTGCTGGAGCTCCTGGCCCCGGACATGCTTCCGGACGAGGACCTCGTGGGCGCCGTCGTCGACCGCGCCGAGGAGATCGTCGTGCTGGAGGGCTCCGCGAAGGCCTGA
- a CDS encoding TRAP transporter substrate-binding protein yields MRKKTLSLVALTGVTALGLAACGGGNASEDGTAGGGAAGGTTMRLALNQTEEHPSYIALDNFGERLSEATDGRWDVDVFPNETLGAQQEALQLVSDGTVDLAIVSGTQLENLNEDFLVFNLPKVFDDVDHQMKVIHDQEIVGDLYSSLEDSNNLTVLGGFTQGARSVYTTDGPVETPEDLAGKKLRVQESDLHIAMAEAMGAAATPMAYGEVYTALQSGVLDAAENNEVSFYTAKHFEVAPHWSYTNHLVGLDYLIINTDLLEGMSEEDRAIFDEEWQATYEEHTQLWDEATQEAIEQAKAGGATFTEVDSAAFDEPLSALADEFITNESQQALYDAARAAAE; encoded by the coding sequence ATGCGCAAGAAGACCCTCTCCCTGGTGGCCCTCACCGGCGTGACGGCGCTCGGCCTGGCCGCGTGCGGCGGCGGCAACGCCTCGGAGGACGGCACCGCGGGCGGCGGCGCGGCCGGCGGCACCACCATGCGCCTGGCCCTCAACCAGACCGAGGAGCACCCCTCGTACATCGCGCTGGACAACTTCGGCGAGCGCCTCTCGGAGGCCACCGACGGCCGCTGGGACGTCGACGTGTTCCCGAACGAGACCCTCGGTGCCCAGCAGGAGGCGCTCCAGCTCGTCTCGGACGGCACGGTCGACCTCGCGATCGTCTCCGGCACGCAGCTCGAGAACCTCAACGAGGACTTCCTCGTCTTCAACCTCCCCAAGGTCTTCGACGACGTCGACCACCAGATGAAGGTCATCCACGACCAGGAGATCGTGGGCGACCTCTACTCCTCGCTCGAGGACTCCAACAACCTGACCGTGCTCGGCGGCTTCACGCAGGGCGCCCGGAGCGTCTACACGACCGACGGCCCGGTGGAGACCCCGGAGGACCTCGCGGGCAAGAAGCTGCGCGTCCAGGAGTCCGACCTGCACATCGCCATGGCCGAGGCCATGGGCGCCGCCGCCACCCCGATGGCCTACGGCGAGGTGTACACCGCCCTCCAGTCCGGCGTGCTCGACGCCGCCGAGAACAACGAGGTCTCCTTCTACACGGCCAAGCACTTCGAGGTGGCGCCGCACTGGTCCTACACCAACCACCTGGTCGGCCTGGACTACCTGATCATCAACACCGACCTGCTCGAGGGCATGTCGGAGGAGGACCGCGCCATCTTCGACGAGGAGTGGCAGGCCACCTACGAGGAGCACACGCAGCTCTGGGACGAGGCCACGCAGGAAGCCATCGAGCAGGCCAAGGCCGGCGGGGCGACCTTCACCGAGGTGGACAGCGCGGCGTTCGACGAGCCGCTGTCAGCCCTGGCGGACGAGTTCATCACGAACGAGAGCCA